The following proteins are co-located in the Meriones unguiculatus strain TT.TT164.6M chromosome 4, Bangor_MerUng_6.1, whole genome shotgun sequence genome:
- the Helz2 gene encoding helicase with zinc finger domain 2 isoform X1 produces MASLGCSLWSPRTSATEGPSLAGLYAQVDLHLGCSRCTQYLNESTFILLEVEHSCSREILLVRYKQAAKGDVWRKVGRRPSFPRPMRYQVCYYYSPGLGCRRHRNRCTFASSQEEALVWTFERKYNLSRLTLKAAVQGTRAADRPQAPADIIRAEFGGHFELLCAFCFKCCPPCLRPVDSRGRCPKHQICPTLLIHVIAEGRKRQFVEVRPQPKQNHPLNYCMFVGRGEPCRHGASRCKYAHSAVEMAVWKAEQLDGLRREDLLVYPVLGEDRWKASDGQVPVVQLYCYACLVTCSSQEAFENHCSSLEHAQMVAFDHAVPWKHRAPPLGLSKFELCPRPDLCEYGDICIKAHSKQELQEWVQRAEGVELREQAAWQDGLVPYQARLLAEYRNSSKEMLVMAETVDGVSVTCLQPLVHQAQEKKTQHKWMFTIRSEDPLLHVALLKQEPGAAFSLVAPTLPPDQLYAQGKHFCVPNSPAQFQVGVHVQAASFGSFEQWVVFDFGRRPVLLQKLKLQLGQAQSLELNGKPATNHTQELECWHTGNRHVVREVDWTPEQEALMAKYKLPSLAPEVSGLVWGPISRTNYRQRMHRFLYEEEAAQQQLVAKLARKGRVSLKMALQTPALGMLFAPPGALYAEVPFPSSLLPDTDQGFLLSRAVSTALVAPVPAPDSTVYQVRLETRASSEHALWLLLPARCCMALGLQPEDSPILEVQFQIDPLTFRFWHQAVDALPEERLVVPNLPLCSLPHPWPTPPSFRGNHKQKMALGLIAGRRPEGTKPIPPLLIYGPFGTGKTYTLAMAALEVVQQPHTKVLICTHTNSAADIYIREYFHDYVNRGHPEAAPLRVMYKDRPPRQTDSTTLQYCCLTEDRQAFRPPTEAELVHHRLVVTTTSQARELHVPAGFFSHIFIDEAAQMLECEALIPLAYAVSLTRVVLAGDHMQVTPRLFSVPRDKAAGHTLLYRLFLYYQRELDKIAQQSRIIFHENYRSTAAIINFVSHHFYVAKGNPIQASGKVPCHPKHYPLMFCHVSGSPEQDMSMTSWLNSAEVTQVVEKVQEIYNTWPHCWGPREQRQICAVSHGAQVSALRQELRRRNLGEVSVGSFEILPGREFRVVVLSSVHNRNSLLSPGAPTSEFFTEPRVLNTVMTRAQSQLVAVGDAVALCSSGACRKLWKSFIRECIEHHSVFPEDLSLGQIEQGVAQRQHWASLTLRTGGPNAEHKVMAQNLQSPIAQGTTVRVTAEARARATVTAQTEAGAAGDTARGDSSSRDAEVSTLDGGVSEEPEDSESDFWPSDWELNADDAILKELLDESRQVTVTVREDGLLDTMVWPASPQQARQYTNLPSVMLRKLLRSDPKQYRRCSFLQETFERALATPLDDVASSPIQVRGRLNCGMAFSGDEVLVQILGPAVDDRGIPGSLQGLVVGVLKRRRHELAFVCRMDEWDSRIMIPINGSVTKIFVAGMKDPQQVPIHRLVQGQVQLVRHERLLPEDRNTRLFWVRIFLWRERFYYPLGIILEVLPKATTWEQGLHILDLEHGLRAHTPDPASVSKALQKYHSELTMVPGHREDYRRFWTFTVDPQGACNLDDALSVRDLGAVYEVAVHIADVASLVPKDGALDVEARRQGTVFYAPSKEPVLMLPASLCQDALSLLPGQDRLTISLFLTMEKGSGQVKSLWFAPSVIRSDRQLSYEEAEELIKGHPGAGLELPAHLDSVEACVVAACYFSWKLRGQRLPAACYYEPPDEDSVLGFRTAHIMVQEYMIQFNSRVAEFLVGSKHTQILTPLRWQPTPSRNQLDNVFKKHRGLVPLSLHLCHRLNTHSTPNKQLYLLTSLWKQVQLAAGTQDYSQMVDLIAADDMHPSLAPACLDFRRALGRSVFGRCSRGDQKPVGHYSLQVDWYTWATSPIRRYLDVVLQRLILLALGHRGSTYSTRDIEGLCQDFSRQYACSQTYQRRAYSLHLAIQLKAQPRNKLGFVVDAEMGARCFKVLFPINRETLPDPCPIHYHSLQLAEHPQELVSQTGMRLVWRRRIYSVQASKPPLPLPGMSFDPHTQAIEAALWRRLLALVKEQRWPEVAALIQEQEKTLPRGREQVQVHQSRCGHFTEVACELASGDTLPVQLGASLQRGFLAPTLQLWTVVPGFSLCLEHMERPGDCFSGHVHQALRDQYRRVSEYSGVWEPLCALESLTSAVAENDSIVLQNVPISWDTSQGQLQGTFQLEADFLQKSCISIHFGYCYFCIRLEGLPLPLASSLPGPSGLGPFLSMDPDTYTWVAHGLSSAWDHDLAGDCDQEGMEDRQEVTRQVHFYVHHMAMEKVPEEVLRPSARFTVEILSKQLPDLRKEEAVRRLASASPLVISIALGQPIPEPRRHPHQPHQHSFCRAPTNRFLERQNYNIPAGRHKLNPSQNRAIRSALEKQFTVIQGPPGTGKTVVGLHIVYWFHRSNEDKMPTVSSSSDDEPLGGPCVLYCGPSNKSVDVLGGLLLSMRKELRPLRIYGEQAEATEFPLPGVSNRSLFGKTSQEGRPNQSLRSITLHHRIRRAPNPYAAQIREFDAQLREGKILSREELVVYRRVLGNARKYELRRHSVILCTCSCAASKSLKNLSVRQILIDEAGMATEPETLIPLVCFSQTEKVVLLGDHKQLRPVVKNEQLRNLGMDRSLFERYHRDAIMLDTQYRMHKDICSFPSMEFYGSRLKTWPNLKRPPSILGHAGKESCSVIFGYVQGHEQRLLVSTEDGNENSRANPEEVIEVVRITKQLTLDRTVDPKDIAILTPYNAQAAAITKGLTERGVNGVTVTSITKSQGSEWRYVIVSTVRTCPRSDVDQRPTKSWLKKFLGFVVDPHQVNVAITRAQEGLCFIGDHVLLRCCPLWHRLLDFCKTQNSLVPAEKVRVKRKSALAS; encoded by the exons ATGGCATCCTTGGGGTGCAGTCTGTGGTCTCCCCGCACATCAGCCACTGAAGGTCCATCCTTGGCTGGACTCTATGCACAGGTCGACCTTCACCTGGGCTGCTCTCGCTGTACCCAGTACCTCAATGAGAGCACCTTCATTCTGCTTGAAGTAGAGCACAGCTGCTCCAGAGAGATCTTGCTGGTCCGCTACAAGCAAGCAGCCAAGGGCGATGTCTGGCGTAAGGTAGGCCGCAGGCCCAGCTTTCCAAGGCCTATGCGCTATCAAGTCTGTTACTACTATAGCCCAGGGTTGGGCTGCAGGCGCCACCGGAACAGATGTACCTTTGCCAGCAGCCAAGAGGAGGCACTGGTCTGGACATTTGAGCGCAAGTACAACCTCTCCCGACTAACACTGAAAGCTGCTGTGCAGGGTACCAGAGCTGCAGATAGGCCGCAAGCCCCAGCTGACATCATCCGAGCAGAGTTTGGTGGCCACTTCGAACTGCTCTGTGCCTTCTGCTTCAAGTGCTGTCCTCCATGTCTCCGCCCCGTAGATTCCAGGGGCCGTTGCCCTAAGCACCAAATCTGCCCCACACTCCTCATCCATGTTATAGCTGAGGGCCGAAAGCGACAGTTTGTGGAGGTGCGGCCACAGCCAAAACAAAACCATCCTTTAAACTACTGCATGTTTGTGGGCCGTGGGGAGCCATGCCGCCATGGGGCCTCACGCTGTAAGTATGCACACAGTGCTGTGGAGATGGCTGTGTGGAAGGCTGAGCAGTTAGATGGGCTTCGGAGAGAAGATCTGCTCGTATATCCTGTCCTTGGAGAAGACAGATGGAAAGCCAGCGATGGTCAGGTTCCTGTGGTCCAACTGTACTGCTATGCCTGCCTGGTCACCTGTAGTTCTCAAGAGgcatttgagaaccactgctcctccctggagcaTGCACAGATGGTGGCCTTTGACCACGCTGTGCCCTGGAAGCACCGTGCCCCACCATTGGGGCTCTCCAAGTTTGAGCTCTGCCCTAG gcctgacCTCTGTGAGTACGGGGATATCTGCATCAAGgcacattcaaaacaagagttGCAGGAGTGGGTTCAGCGGGCAGAGGGTGTGGAGCTGCGAGAACAGGCTGCCTGGCAGGATGGGCTGGTACCTTACCAGGCACGGCTGCTAGCAGAGTACCGGAACAGCAGCAAAGAGATGTTGGTG ATGGCTGAGACTGTCGATGGGGTATCTGTCACTTGCCTCCAGCCGCTGGTGCATCAGGCCCAGGAGAAGAAGACCCAGCACAAATGGATGTTCACCATCCGCTCTGAG GATCCCTTGCTACATGTGGCCCTACTCAAGCAAGAGCCAGGAGCAGCCTTTTCACTGGTGGCCCCCACTCTCCCACCAGACCAGCTCTATGCACAGGGAAAGCACTTCTGTGTGCCCAACTCCCCGGCCCAGTTCCAGGTAGGGGTTCACGTACAGGCTGCCTCCTTTGGCAGCTTTGAGCAATGGGTGGTCTTTGACTTTGGTCGCAGGCCAGTGCTGCTCCAGAAGCTGAAGTTGCAGCTAGGTCAGGCACAGAGCCTGGAGCTCAATGGGAAGCCAGCAACCAACCACACCCAGGAGCTAGAATGTTGGCACACAGGCAACCGCCATGTGGTGCGTGAGGTAGATTGGACACCTGAACAGGAAGCCCTGATGGCCAAGTACAAGTTACCATCCTTGGCCCCGGAAGTCAGTGGTCTGGTCTGGGGACCCATCTCTCGAACAAACTACCGACAGAGGATGCACAGATTTCTCTATGAGGAGGAAGCAGCTCAGCAGCAGCTGGTAGCCAA gctggccaggaagggCCGGGTATCCCTGAAGATGGCACTGCAGACACCAGCGCTCGGCATGCTCTTCGCACCACCAGGAGCCCTCTACGCCGAggtccccttcccttcctctctcttgccAGACACTGACCAGGGCTTCCTGCTGAGCCGAGCAGTCAGCACAGCCCTTGTGGCTCCTGTGCCTGCGCCTGACAGTACAGTATACCAAGTGCGGCTGGAGACACGGGCCAGCTCAGAGCATGCACTATGGCTGCTGTTACCAGCACGATGCTGTATGGCTTTGGGGCTGCAGCCAGAAGACAGCCCCATCTTGGAGGTGCAGTTCCAGATTGACCCTCTGACCTTCCGGTTCTGGCATCAGGCAGTGGATGCACTGCCTGAGGAGCGCCTGGTGGTTCCCAACCTGCCCTTGTgctccctgccccacccctggCCCACCCCACCCTCATTTCGTGGCAATCACAAACAGAAGATGGCTCTGGGGCTCATTGCAGGCAGAAGACCTGAGGGCACAAAGCCCATTCCACCACTGCTCATCTATGGCCCCTTTGGCACTGGCAAGACCTACACACTGGCCATGGCTGCCCTCGAGGTTGTCCAGCAGCCCCACACCAAGGTGCTCATCTGCACACACACCAACAG TGCTGCAGACATCTATATCCGGGAGTATTTCCACGACTATGTCAACCGTGGCCACCCAGAGGCAGCTCCACTCAGGGTCATGTACAAGGATCGTCCTCCAAGACAGACTGATTCAACCACATTGCAGTACTGCTGCCTGACCGAGGATCGCCAGGCCTTTCGCCCGCCCACAGAAGCAGAGCTGGTACATCACCGCTTGGTAGTCACCACCACTTCCCAGGCTCGTGAGCTCCACGTACCAGCCGGCTTCTTCTCCCACATTTTCATCGACGAGGCAGCCCAAATGCTGGAATGCGAGGCCCTTATCCCACTGGCCTATGCTGTGTCATTAACCCGTGTAGTACTGGCAGGGGACCACATGCAGGTCACACCTAGGCTCTTCAGTGTGCCCAGGGACAAGGCAGCTGGGCACACACTGCTGTACCGCCTCTTCCTGTACTACCAGCGGGAGTTAGACAAGATTGCCCAGCAGAGCCGCATTATCTTCCATGAGAACTACCGTTCAACTGCAGCCATCATCAACTTCGTTTCCCACCATTTCTATGTAGCCAAGGGCAATCCCATCCAGGCCAGTGGCAAAGTCCCATGTCATCCCAAACACTACCCTCTCATGTTCTGCCATGTGTCAGGCAGCCCTGAGCAAGACATGTCAATGACATCCTGGCTTAACTCAGCTGAGGTCACCCAGGTAGTGGAGAAGGTACAGGAGATCTACAACACTTGGCCTCACTGCTGGGGACCCCGGGAGCAGAGACAAATCTGTGCTGTCTCTCATGGTGCCCAG GTCAGCGCACTGAGGCAGGAGctaagaaggaggaacctgggtgaGGTGTCTGTGGGCAGCTTTGAGATCCTGCCAG GGCGTGAGTTCCGGGTGGTGGTATTGAGCTCTGTTCACAACCGAAACAGTCTGCTCAGCCCGGGGGCACCAACCTCAGAATTCTTCACTGAGCCCCGTGTCCTGAACACGGTCATGACCCGTGCCCAGTCTCAGCTGGTGGCTGTGGGAGATGCTGTGGCTCTCTGTTCCTCTGGAGCCTGCAGGAAGCTCTGGAAAAGCTTCATCCGTGAGTGCATAGAACATCACAGCGTCTTCCCCGAGGACCTGTCACTGGGGCAGATCGAGCAGGGTGTGGCCCAGAGACAGCACTGGGCCTCTCTGACACTCAGAACTGGGGGCCCCAATGCAGAGCACAAAGTTATGGCCCAGAACCTGCAAAGTCCCATAGCTCAAGGGACCACAGTCAGAGTGACAGCAGAGGCTAGAGCCAGGGCAACGGTCACAGcacagactgaggcaggagcagcaggggatACAGCAAGAGGAGACTCATCCTCTAGAGATGCAGAAGTGTCCACCCTGGATGGTGGGGTGTCTGAGGAACCTGAGGATTCCGAATCCGACTTCTGGCCCTCTGACTGGGAGCTCAATGCCGATGATGCCATCCTGAAGGAACTGCTCGATGAGAGCCGGCAAGTGACTGTCACTGTTAGGGAGGATGGGCTTCTGGACACCATGGTTTGGCCTGCATCCCCACAGCAGGCCCGACAGTACACTAACCTCCCCTCAGTCATGCTGCGGAAGTTGCTGCGCTCAGACCCCAAGCAGTACCGCCGCTGCAGCTTCCTGCAGGAGACCTTTGAGAGAGCATTGGCCACTCCACTGGATGATGTGGCCTCTAGCCCTATCCAGGTCAGGGGTCGTCTGAACTGTGGGATGGCCTTCTCAGGGGATGAGGTCCTAGTACAGATCCTGGGCCCAGCAGTTGATGACAGGGGCATTCCAGGAAGCCTGCAGGGTCTCGTGGTGGGTGTGCTGAAGAGGAGGAGGCATGAACTGGCCTTTGTGTGTCGGATGGATGAGTGGGACTCCCGCATCATGATCCCCATCAATGGCTCTGTGACCAAGATTTTTGTGGCAGGGATGAAGGACCCACAGCAAGTTCCCATCCACCGGCTCGTTCAAGGCCAGGTGCAGCTTGTAAGGCATGAGCGTCTCCTGCCTGAGGATCGGAACACCAGGCTTTTCTGGGTCCGTATTTTCCTTTGGCGGGAACGTTTCTACTACCCCCTAGGCATTATCTTAGAGGTGCTGCCCAAGGCCACTACCTGGGAGCAGGGCCTTCATATCCTTGACCTAGAGCATGGCCTGAGGGCCCACACACCGGACCCAGCCTCTGTTTCCAAGGCTTTGCAGAAATACCACTCAGAGCTAACCATGGTCCCTGGTCACCGAGAGGACTACCGCCGCTTCTGGACCTTCACTGTGGACCCCCAGGGTGCCTGCAACCTTGATGATGCTCTTAGTGTCCGGGACCTCGGCGCGGTGTATGAGGTGGCTGTGCATATTGCTGATGTGGCCAGCTTGGTGCCCAAGGATGGAGCACTGGATGTGGAAGCCCGCCGGCAGGGCACTGTGTTCTATGCCCCCAGTAAGGAGCCAGTGCTCATGCTGCCAGCCAGCTTGTGCCAGGATGCGCTCAGCCTTCTGCCAGGTCAAGATCGCCTCACTATTTCTCTCTTCCTCACCATGGAGAAAGGCAGTGGCCAGGTCAAGAGTTTATGGTTTGCACCCTCTGTAATCCGCTCTGACCGCCAACTGTCATATGAGGAAGCCGAAGAACTGATCAAGGGGCACCCTGGAGCTGGCCTGGAGCTGCCAGCCCACCTGGACTCTGTGGAGGCCTGCGTTGTGGCTGCCTGCTACTTCTCTTGGAAGTTGCGTGGTCAGCGCCTGCCAGCTGCCTGCTACTACGAGCCACCAGATGAGGACAGTGTGCTGGGCTTCCGCACAGCCCACATCATGGTTCAAGAGTACATGATCCAGTTTAATAGCCGAGTGGCTGAATTCCTTGTGGGCAGTAAGCACACACAGATACTCACCCCACTAAGGTGGCAACCCACACCCAGTAGGAACCAGCTTGACAATGTTTTCAAGAAGCACAGAGGACTGGTGCCCCTGTCACTGCATCTGTGCCACCGCTTGAATACCCACTCCACCCCCAACAAGCAGCTGTATCTCCTGACTTCCCTCTGGAAACAAGTGCAGCTTGCAGCTGGTACTCAGGACTACAGCCAGATGGTGGACCTTATTGCCGCAGATGACATGCACCCGTCATTGGCTCCTGCTTGCCTGGACTTCCGGAGGGCTCTAGGCCGCTCTGTTTTTGGTCGCTGCAGCCGGGGTGATCAAAAACCTGTTGGCCACTATTCACTGCAGGTGGATTGGTACACATGGGCCACCTCACCCATCCGTAGGTATCTAGATGTGGTGCTGCAGCGGTTAATCCTGCTGGCGCTGGGCCACAGGGGCTCCACGTATTCTACCAGGGATATCGAAGGGCTCTGCCAGGACTTTAGTCGCCAGTATGCCTGCTCCCAGACCTACCAACGGCGGGCCTACAGCCTGCACCTGGCCATCCAGCTCAAGGCCCAGCCTCGAAACAAGCTGGGCTTTGTGGTAGATGCTGAGATGGGTGCGCGCTGCTTCAAGGTGCTTTTTCCTATAAACCGAGAAACCCTGCCTGACCCCTGCCCTATCCACTACCACTCCCTGCAGTTGGCTGAGCATCCCCAGGAGCTAGTGAGCCAGACAGGCATGCGGCTGGTATGGCGGCGCCGGATCTACTCAGTGCAGGCGTCCAAGCCACCTTTACCACTGCCAGGCATGAGTTTTGACCCGCACACTCAGGCTATAGAGGCAGCCCTATGGAGGAGGCTACTTGCTCTGGTGAAGGAGCAGCGCTGGCCTGAGGTAGCTGCCCTCATCCAGGAGCAAGAGAAGACGCTTCCTCGTGGAAGGGAGCAGGTACAGGTGCACCAGAGCCGCTGTGGACACTTTACAGAGGTGGCCTGTGAGCTGGCCAGTGGAGATACCCTGCCGGTACAGCTTGGTGCCAGCCTGCAGCGGGGCTTCCTGGCACCAACCCTGCAGCTGTGGACAGTGGTACCTGGTTTCAGCCTCTGTCTGGAGCACATGGAACGGCCAGGTGACTGCTTTTCAGGCCATGTGCACCAGGCTCTGCGGGACCAGTACAGAAGAGTAAGCGAGTACTCAGGTGTGTGGGAGCCactctgtgccctggagtcactcACCAGTGCTGTTGCAGAAAATGACTCCATTGTGCTGCAGAATGTGCCTATTTCTTGGGACACATCGCAGGGCCAGTTGCAGGGAACTTTCCAGCTAGAAGCTGATTTTCTCCAGAAGAGCTGTATCAGCATCCACTTTGGCTATTGTTACTTCTGCATTCGGCTTGAGGGGCTTCCTCTCCCCTTAGCTAGCTCACTCCCTGGGCCCAGCGGCCTTGGCCCCTTTCTAAGCATGGACCCTGATACATATACCTGGGTGGCCCACGGGCTGTCTAGTGCCTGGGATCATGACCTGGCTGGTGACTGTGACCAGGAGGGTATGGAGGATCGGCAGGAGGTTACCAGGCAGGTACATTTCTACGTCCACCACATGGCCATGGAGAAGGTTCCAGAAGAAGTGCTGAGACCTAGCGCTCGGTTCACTGTGGAAATACTGTCTAAGCAGCTTCCTGATCT CCGCAAGGAAGAAGCTGTTCGGAGACTGGCTTCGGCATCCCCACTGGTCATCAGCATTGCCTTGGGCCAGCCCATCCCTGAGCCCCGCCGCCACCCTCACCAACCTCACCAGCATTCTTTCTGCAGGG caCCTACCAACAGGTTCTTGGAGCGGCAGAACTACAACATCCCTGCTGGGCGTCATAAGCTGAACCCTAGCCAGAACAGAGCCATCAGGAGTGCTCTGGAGAAGCAATTCACAGTCATCCAGGGCCCACCAG GCACAGGAAAGACCGTTGTGGGCCTCCACATCGTATACTGGTTCCACAGGTCAAACGAGGATAAGATGCCAACTGTCAGCAGCAGTAGTGACGACGAACCTCTGGGGGGCCCATGTGTCTTATACTGTGGCCCCTCCAACAAGTCGGTGGATGTCCTGGGAG GATTGCTCCTGAGTATGAGGAAAGAATTGAGGCCTCTTCGTATATATGGGGAGCAGGCAGAGGCCACTGAGTTTCCCCTGCCGGGAGTAAGCAACAGGAGTCTATTTGGCAAGACCTCTCAGGAAGGAAGGCCGAATCAGAGCCTCAG GAGCATTACCCTCCACCACCGGATCCGCCGGGCCCCCAACCCATATGCAGCACAGATCCGAGAATTTGATGCCCAGCTCCGGGAAGGGAAAATACTCTCAAGGGAAGAACTTGTGGT GTACAGGAGAGTCTTGGGGAATGCACGCAAATATGAGCTCAGACGGCACTCAGTCATCTTGTGCACGTGCTCCTGTGCGGCATCAAAAAGTCTGAAAAATCTGAGTGTTCGACAGATCCTTATCGACGAGGCAGGCATGGCCACTGAGCCAGAGACCCTTATTCCCTTGGTGTGCTTCTCCCAGACTGAGAAG GTGGTCCTGCTTGGAGACCACAAGCAGCTGCGGCCTGTGGTCAAGAATGAACAGCTGCGAAATCTGGGGATGGACCGGTCTCTCTTTGAGAGGTATCACAGGGATGCCATCATGCTAGATACACAGTACCGTATGCACAAGGACATCTGCTCCTTTCCTTCCATGGAGTTTTATGGGAGTAGGCTGAAGACCTGGCCTAATCTGAAGCGTCCACCCAGCATCCTCGGTCATGCTGGCAAGGAGAGCTGCTCTGTCATCTTTGGCTATGTACAGGGCCATGAGCAGAGGCTGCTGGTATCCACTGAGGATGGCAATGAGAACTCCAGGGCCAATCCGGAGGAGGTAATAGAGGTG GTCCGCATCACCAAGCAGTTGACCCTGGACCGGACAGTGGATCCCAAAGATATTGCCATCCTTACACCCTACAATGCACAGGCTGCTGCAATCACCAAGGGTCTCACTGAAAGAGGGGTCAATGGAGTGACTGTGACTTCTATCACCAAGAGCCAGG GGAGTGAGTGGCGCTATGTGATAGTGAGCACAGTCCGAACATGCCCCAGGAGTGATGTGGACCAGCGGCCAACCAAGAGCTGGCTCAAGAAGTTTCTGGGCTTTGTTGTGGACCCCCACCAAGTAAACGTGGCCATCACCCGGGCCCAGGAAGGCTTGTGCTTCATTG GGGACCATGTGCTGCTACGCTGCTGCCCACTCTGGCACCGTCTCCTGGACTTCTGTAAAACCCAGAACAGCCTTGTGCCCGCTGAGAAGGTGCGGGTCAAGAGAAAGTCTGCTCTAGCTTCCTGA